From the Pieris napi chromosome 20, ilPieNapi1.2, whole genome shotgun sequence genome, one window contains:
- the LOC125059670 gene encoding uncharacterized protein LOC125059670, translating into MVRHYKRKTTTTYDLQTLKQAVEEVRSGKINSYQAARKYNIPRTTICDRINKKRGVVKETRGPPTVIDTDNELKLANGLRVMEKFGFGLTSKETLDLVSIHVIQNNYLTPFKNNRPGYDWFSAFKKRHNLSLKKPQAVEMSRKVACDPFIVNEYFYILEEVLNELDLKGRPEKVWNLDESSFGNDPDKTKVVGARGFASTRTIASSGKDNVTILFTASAAGDKLPPLIINRGKNTWDQWMSELGYMNTSYAATPNGWIDSKVFEKYMFNTVLPHLSEDPPALLIFDGHSTHIQLKILEEAQKRGVTIIKLPSHASHLLQPLDLSVFKSMKNTWDEKLVQWQRLNVGKKLPKHEFSHIIGEVWRELNPNIIRNGFRKGGIYPFNIDAIPEETFDPESLKRFKQFKKSRKEIPSLKYLSLQIVLHKVNSSQEPKEDTQITLNENNQGMGFNNLNDSNTLSTNKINIIEDRILSASEKISFETLLLQKIKRSDSTVKLKKTKISKGCEVITREEFLEKKRKEEEDKAKKNIKKPTKKENKEPHCSKEAKHSLKKKKAVKKSKKRAQKQKKCVDYDEESEVETDISFYGSDISCEDLDLYGEHYLAEMEYFDNLSLYTCNENVTDDCFSNHDENIVRNEEFEPNVGRRNLEVHDWILVRFITKKSVKYYVGNIISVNENNIPNVNFLRKIKNSRFMSFHYPDVEDISEIQHYDDIVMFLQKPNISRRGHVTFDENFKNYNIQ; encoded by the coding sequence ATGGTTCGGCACTATAAACGAAAAACAACCACTACATATGATCTTCAAACATTAAAACAAGCTGTAGAGGAAGTACGAAGTGGCAAAATAAATTCGTACCAAGCGGCACGTAAATACAATATACCTCGCACGACTATATGTGatcgaataaataaaaaaagaggtGTCGTAAAAGAAACTCGTGGGCCACCCACCGTGATTGACACAGACAACGAGCTCAAACTAGCTAATGGTCTGCGAGTTATGGAGAAGTTCGGGTTTGGACTTACGTCTAAAGAAACACTGGATTTAGTTAGCATACATGtgattcaaaataattacttaaccccgtttaaaaacaaccgGCCTGGATATGATTGGTTTTCTGCTTTCAAGAAAAGACACAATCTGTCCTTAAAAAAGCCACAAGCAGTGGAGATGTCCAGGAAAGTCGCATGTGACCCTTTTATAGTAAACGAGTACTTTTATATCCTTGAAGAGGTTTTGAATGAACTGGATTTAAAAGGAAGACCAGAAAAAGTTTGGAATCTGGACGAGTCAAGTTTTGGAAATGACCCTGACAAAACAAAAGTTGTTGGCGCCCGTGGATTTGCCAGTACAAGAACTATCGCATCATCTGGCAAAGATAACGTTACGATCTTGTTTACTGCCAGCGCCGCTGGTGATAAATTGCCACCATTGATTATAAATCGAGGAAAAAATACATGGGACCAATGGATGTCGGAACTAGGTTACATGAATACATCTTACGCTGCTACGCCAAATGGCTGGATAGATTCTAAAGTATTTGAAAAGTATATGTTCAATACTGTGCTGCCGCATTTAAGCGAAGATCCGCCAGCGTTGTTAATTTTTGACGGTCATTCTACTCACATccaattgaaaattttagaaGAAGCACAAAAACGCGGAGTGACGATTATAAAGTTACCATCGCATGCAAGCCATTTACTGCAACCGTTAGATTTGTCAGTTTTCAAATCGATGAAAAATACTTGGGACGAAAAACTGGTACAATGGCAACGATTGAATGTAGGTAAAAAGTTGCCGAAACATGAATTTAGTCACATTATTGGAGAAGTTTGGCGTGAACTGAATCCTAATATTATACGGAATGGCTTTAGAAAAGGCGGCATATACCCATTCAACATAGACGCTATTCCAGAAGAAACATTTGACCCTGAGTCGCTAAAaagatttaaacaatttaaaaaatctagaaAAGAAATTCcttctttgaaatatttgaGTTTGCAAATAGTACTCCACAAGGTAAACAGTAGCCAGGAACCCAAAGAGGATACACAGATCACACTGAATGAAAACAATCAAGGAATGGGATTTAACAACTTAAACGACTCAAACACACTCAGCACAAACAAGATCAACATTATTGAAGATAGAATTTTGTCTGCTTCAGAAAAAATTTCTTTCGAAACTTTACTATTGCAGAAAATTAAACGAAGTGATTCTACAGTGAAactgaaaaaaacaaaaatttcaaaaggTTGTGAAGTAATTACAAGGGAagaatttttagaaaaaaaaagaaaagaagagGAAGATAAAGCAAAAAAGAACATTAAAAAAcctacaaaaaaagaaaacaaagaaCCCCATTGCAGCAAGGAAGCCAAACACTCACTAAAGAAGAAAAAGGctgttaaaaaatctaaaaaaagagcccaaaaacaaaagaagtgTGTTGATTACGACGAAGAATCTGAAGTTGAAACAGATATTAGCTTTTATGGATCTGATATAAGCTGTGAAGATTTAGATCTTTATGGTGAACATTATTTAGCGGAAATggaatattttgataatttgtCGCTGTACACATGCAATGAAAATGTAACTGATGATTGTTTTTCAAATCATGACGAAAATATAGTAAGAAATGAAGAATTTGAACCAAATGTCGGCAGAAGGAATCTAGAAGTTCACGACTGGATACTAGTGCGTTTTATAACCAAAAAGTCAGTGAAGTATTACGTTggtaatattatttctgttaatgaaaataatatacccAACGTGAATTTTttgagaaaaataaagaacagTAGGTTTATGTCTTTTCACTACCCAGACGTGGAGGATATATCAGAAATTCAACATTACGATGATATTGTAATGTTCCTTCAGAAGCCTAATATATCTCGCAGAGGTCATGTTACATTTgacgaaaattttaaaaattacaatattcagTGA